The DNA window ATCTGgtcttaataaatacattttttaggaaatttcTTTTTATCTGCAATCAGTTGACATCGGTTCTTACTCTCTCTTTGGGCTACAGAATGCCTTCCCTTATGGTATGGAAATATGAAGAAATGGGATGTTCCGCAGgtctaacacacttcctgtccttggtTGATAAGGAATGAGCATTGTTCCCTCTAGGCTAGGAAGTGGGTTACTGGTAGTATTGCCAAGGGAATATAAAAGGCAATTTGCTGAAAAAAGACTAATGATGTCACAccatcatattacatttttgtttttgggtctgAATCCACTTTATCTGCATGCACTGCACTGTTATTTTACATGATAATAAATTACCATAGGATGGTACGTAGACAACATAGATGTAAAAACAACAATACTTGCagttaggaaaaacaaaaaaaaagcatccagccGGGTGTTTTACTGGTATCAGCTAAAAATGTCATAGACATCAGGTTACTATAATTCAATACCAGCAGAAAAGTAGGTTAGAACaacatttaaagatttctttgggACACCAGCAGACATTTTTGTTAGTATTAATACAATTTCTGTTGGTGTCTTACATTAGCGTGGTCCCCCATTAAAAATATGTTCTGCACAATTATAGATGCACTTGCAGTAACAGTTTGCAGTTTGAAGCTTGCAGTCTCTTTGcaaattccccccaaaaaaatatgtgGATCTGCCTCCTTAAAACTGGTTTTCTGCATTTATGTAGGCTGTTCCTCCTTGCATTAGGATggaattaaaactttttaaaggggATGAAAATATCAGCATTGCCTCCTGTAGCTTGCCAGTCAGATGTGTTGTCAGACTGACAAAACAGCCTTACTGAAACCCTTCCAAAGGGCCATACAGTGTCTGATAGGGGGAGAGAGTAGGCCAGGAGAATTTGTGTCAGCAAGATGAAATATGGGTAGTTTTCTTGACTCGAAGAGGCTTGTGCTTCATATAGTGTGCTTAAGGGATTTAATACTTGTTTAGATCATAAATTACCATGTAATATAGGAACCTTTAATTGCAGGTTCAATGCAGGTTAAAAGCAGAGTTTTTGTTGCCTAGATTTTCAAAAACACATATAACAAACTCTCATATCAAGGCTTCAAATTAATTTCCTTAACTCTAAAATATTTGAGCTCCCCACATGTATATAGCAATTCATAAATTGAGAGCATAAATGCCTTGAATGTAACATTTTCCTCCTCAAAGTGAATGtccaaccaattttttttctttagctttggATATATTTGGAAAGGTTAGGTTTTCTGTATCTGCTATCTGTAGCACATTTGTATAATTTTCACCTTACTTCCTGTGTTGATGCTAAATATTTATCCAAACAGGAAGTAAAGATATGTATCCAACAAAAACCAAAGACATTTTTTAAGTAGGCGAAACCCCTGTCCATTtcgtttttttattgtattgctaaCTTGGTCTCCCTTAGGGATGTCTTTCTAGCAGATGAATGTCAGAATAGAAAGTAAGGGCTAACTTTTAGGAACCATATGAACATTTTAGGCGTCTGTTCCCCCCTCTAGGAGTCTCTTTATTCTCTATCTGATCTTCATTAATTGGATTCTTGGTTCTTTTGTACAAGTTGGATATCATTAAAGACCAACTGTGAGCTTTCAGCTACATTAAAGTTTGGATAGAAAATACTTACACGCCACAAAAAGATACTTACCCACACGTCAATCCTGCTACAGCTTTGGTTCTTTCCTTTACAGGTAGAATGCTGGTTGCATTTTACATGATCATATAGAATAATGGACCATTGTTGTATCATTGTGTTTGTGAAGTTGGTGAAGGATTGGCCACACAAATGGTGAAGTGGAGCAGCTTTGGGGGAACCAGTCATCAAGTGCATATatacagagtatatatatatatatatatatatatatatatatatatatagttgcatTGATGTGATAATGTGGATTGATGAAGTTtccattttcagatttttttttgttctcccttATTGATATCTTTCTATGGATGTCAGAATATAAAGTAGGGGTACATTTTAAGACATGTAAGCTTCACAGAAAATACATGCATTATTTAAAATCTGCCTTTAGGTTCTAAAGTTTTCTTTCTCTGTTTGAAAATAATACCTAGAAAAAAATCGTGGAtttaagatttaaagtaaaactccagctAAACTctgattttaattttctttgaatGAATTGCTGTTGTTTGTATCCCTGTTAGAATTGTTTTGGTAACCAAAGAGGTAAGGCATGTGCATGTGAGCATGTAGTGACCATGTAgcaaaaatcagaaaaagaaactaacctttatttccttttttttttacattgtgatcCTGACACTAACACCTTTCCTATCTTCTTATGACATggctcactcactgtactgtatctgcAGTGGAGCAACATTGTCACTCTAGGAGAAAAAAAGTGTGTTAACATTACAGAAATACCCCACTTTCTCAACTTCATAACATATGGGTTATTATGTagtttacataaaacaatgtaAGCATTGCTGTAAGCACTGGATTTCTGGTATGACTTCATTTGCTTTAccaaatatatagaataaaacacTTTGAAAGGTatgtttaacaaataataaaatgagaagGTTCCTTGTTAGTGATTACATTGACTGTAAGTAAAGCAGAAGCTATACCTAATTTGCAATGGTTGGAAAATTATTGAATTGTATTTTGTGATAAGTTCAATTCCATTGGAATAATTGCCTCAATATTACAACACCTTGTGTTTTTCACAAAATGGCAAAGTTAACCAATCAATATTgctaattaatattataaatgcaCGCCTTGAGCCAGTaagcacaacaaaacaaaaatgagaatATTTAATTGGAGAAAAGGTTGGTGGAAGCTGAATACAAATTCTTCAAACAATGATTTAGGATACACCCCTTTCATGCTGTACAGAGTGCAGCCGATGGGTCAGGACCCAACTGGGACCCCGTATTACAAATTTTCCTATATGATCAGATATGGTCCTCTGTTGGAATATATAGAacacatatttttgtttcctGAAATGTCTGTGGCACAATAACAGctttgattaacccccccccccccaacatgaAAAAGACCGAGCACCTTTGAGAACCATCCTCTTATCGACAGCTGACCTGTATAAAACAAAAGTTCCATACTAATTGTTTGGAGTTTGTCCATGCCTAAAATTTTCTAGAGTCATTGATTATTGGATAAAGCAACTTGCACCATACTGTTGTGTGCTTTataacttcacttttttttttactagacttGCATTTGTTTTAACTATCACATTCATCTAAAATGTTTCGCTTACAAAAAGTGTGAAATTTAGGAGCATCTCCAAATTGACAtcatgcatttatatgcattatttCTTCCTGAGCAAGTTTTAGTAGAGGGAGACAGCATTTTAATTAAGGTGAAGAGGCCTGTAACTTCCTGTTTTGATAAGGAATGAAATTGTTgtcatatatagatataaatgctACAAAAATCATCTTTACGGAATTGTTTCTCTCATAAGGAAAACATGAGCATTCTTGATTAGTTGCTACCACTTCAATGTGCTGTACAAATTTGGAAGGCAACTTGAGTTATCAGTGTATGAAAATGAATGTCATACTGATGTTTTTTACATCAAGTTCAAAATGTCATTTCAGTACAGTTTCCATGGAGATTTGAAATCATATTCTGTACAAGAGTAATTCTTCCATGCTAATTGGGCAGTGAATTGCTGCTGTTTTGTGTAGTGTAATTTTTCCTTTGTCCAACATGCCAACATATTTACATCTTTGCTCTTCTAAAATTTCAGTCCTTAAATCGCTGATTTTGAATCTTCTTGTAAAATGGCTCTTCCGCTTCTTCACCTCCCTCCCTATCACTTGTTTGGGGTTTCCTTCTCAGACTAGCTTCCCGGCTAGAAATGCCAATAGTCTCAGCTATTAGAGGGGTTGGCACACCTCCAGCCACATTGACAGTTGGTCCACAGCGTGGTTCAGGATCAGGCTCTATGTCACTTATTGAGGAACCTGGAGACACACCAGCACCTTTTGGTGACCTGTAACCACGAAAGTCCTTGCTCATGTCATAACATCCTGACTCTTGAGCATCTCCAGCCTTTTGTCCTGCCTTCCACTCCCATGGACCATTGCCCGAGGAAAGATGAACAACTGGGTGATGAGGTGCATGAGCATCAATAGTGACAATACTGGAACTATCCCTTTCTGAAGGTGAACGGTACTGTGAGGAGTCAGAACTGCTGGTTGTAGAAGAAGATGATGTTTCAGAATGTTTTGGAGTACCAGAACCCAGCACTGTTGcctgctgttgttgttgctgttgttttGACATGGCAATCACTTGCATTAATCGTGGAGGATTTGTGGCTGCTCTTGGTGCCCCTCCTTTCTCAGCCATCATCATCCACTTAGCTCTAATTGCTGAACTGCTCTTTGGGGAACCAGTTTGATTTTCCTCAGGGATGTGCAGAAGTGGTGGGGCTGCAGGTCGTGGTTGAATAAGAACCCGAGGAGCCCCTGGTCGAGCCTGAACTGTGGGATAAAGTGATGAAGGAACTCTGTCAGGGTCCGGCTCATCCAGTATAATACCAGAAGTTTCAGAGGCTGCCCTTCGATGGGCTTGTGCCAGTGCAACTTCCTCCCCAAGTGTAAGACTACGCCCTTCTATAGGCTTTGGTTTCCATTCAGGACCTGTTGCTCTCTGACGAGAGCCCTCAGTGGGCATGTGTATAGTCATATGCCGACGTGCAGCATCCTCCATGGAGGGAGTACTCACTCGGGGCAGAGTGTTACTAAAAGTCACCATGTTCTCTTTTCCCATGGGACTTCTGGGGGCCAATAAGTCAACATCCACGCTGGCACGTTTAAGGCTGCCAAGAGAGTTTTTCTCACGCTGAACCTATAGAAAAACATACCCAGTCATGTAAGCAATCAAAAcgaagcaaatattttcaaaatatatacttataaaataaatgcttCTTTTTAAGCATGCTAAAAAAGTTACACACTGACTGCAATCTACTTTTGGTCAGCCAGCAACTTATTAttgcatattacatattattgGTTAATAGAATTAAGTGGTTCATCGAGTCCTCCTTGCTTTATGCTACATACAGATGTCTAATGGAAGTCAaagaattgtcattggaaacactcttttgtgatcattttataTACACACTATGTTGTTCTGTTGCATAGACAGAGGAGGGGAGAGGACAACCAAGCGGCacccaatcggttgttcatcaatcGTCATCACCATGGGGAAATGATGAACAATAT is part of the Pyxicephalus adspersus chromosome 3, UCB_Pads_2.0, whole genome shotgun sequence genome and encodes:
- the PLPPR3 gene encoding phospholipid phosphatase-related protein type 3; translation: MISPKEKTKPRPPKDSMTLLPCFYFVELPIVASSIVSLYFLELTDIFRPAQGGFQCHDRSLSMPYVESNEELIPLLMLLSLAFAAPAASIMLGEGILYCIQSKLKGRGSSEGSINAGGCNFNSFLRRTVRFVGVHVFGLCATALVTDVIQLSTGYHAPFFLTVCKPNYTRLGTSCATNPYITQDICTGNDQHAILSARKTFPSQHATLSAFAAVYVSMYFNSIITDSTKLLKPLLVFSFAIAAGVCGLTQITQYRSHPVDVYAGFLIGAGIAAYLAYHAVGNFQASSEDSLPAPPSKDGLRALTQRGHESVYHQNKSSSNDELSPHPSGQATQRQVQREKNSLGSLKRASVDVDLLAPRSPMGKENMVTFSNTLPRVSTPSMEDAARRHMTIHMPTEGSRQRATGPEWKPKPIEGRSLTLGEEVALAQAHRRAASETSGIILDEPDPDRVPSSLYPTVQARPGAPRVLIQPRPAAPPLLHIPEENQTGSPKSSSAIRAKWMMMAEKGGAPRAATNPPRLMQVIAMSKQQQQQQQATVLGSGTPKHSETSSSSTTSSSDSSQYRSPSERDSSSIVTIDAHAPHHPVVHLSSGNGPWEWKAGQKAGDAQESGCYDMSKDFRGYRSPKGAGVSPGSSISDIEPDPEPRCGPTVNVAGGVPTPLIAETIGISSREASLRRKPQTSDREGGEEAEEPFYKKIQNQRFKD